In Leptospira kanakyensis, a genomic segment contains:
- a CDS encoding chitobiase/beta-hexosaminidase C-terminal domain-containing protein, whose translation MRKKLTLISFLLISYTHCVGIFSNGGNQTDFSLFAFLLGLVGGSPASAQNLTPGTAVDLSGDGKPDGTLVDTDGDGVSDGINLTGGTTPNLILIDTNGDGIPDAVDTNGDGLPDYYISPNPPGFLTTGPGGTGNPVVIIVDANGNPLGFDTDGDGTPNDTAIVTILSDTTPPIITSSLLTGTFSTTQTTTLTCSDNKAPGSIVYTLDASAPNFSPKQGTVIPKSSQVVSLSTEGSHTLQAICRDLAGNLSTPISIVYTIDTKIPALTLVSQSSASISASAGAISSSTATWRSDRSGSFTVREGSSCVSGTIATTGSATANVDQGFVRSHTHFTGEGTKTYRICVTASNGLTGFVSVSLQRDDTAPTVTADPGAGNYGVATSVSLSCSDTGGSGCDQIAYAIQAGSAPANPAIQGTTGTVSSGTLYTAAFAMTDGSVTYTKFVARDKAGNVSNVNSQNYTVDTQVATITVNSHTAAINGSSNVSLSWQSSKAGTYQIRLGGNSCSTGTALTNTGSNANVTGNALATTDITSTIVNSHFSEGENTIRICVANLIGSFGSTTRTTNKDTTAPIVTMASPSGSGPFASGTQLQLSCSDTGGSGCDKIIYTLNGTEPAFDGSGVVTNGTVYSSPVGLSNGSNQVKYLARDLAGNVSTAGNQSFHVGPPNAPAFVEAQAGGTSAVVQWWPVTGATSYTVYFSTSPGVTTASTSFGPVADPYATITGLTGGTLYYFRVVASSVAGSSTVSLLEASAITTTTPPGTNTTGIHVDISAGQGNSSGYLPRVVLDQVSSKLLVVTQNGGTIFDRTPSLFRCNLDGTNCTHADLSAGQLAGSLAFSNGSIVLDWVSSKLLLIVENRLNNYKPSLFRCNLDGTSCNHTDISAGQGNNSGFSPNAIVDLTNGKLLVITQNGDYGNAKLSLFRCNLDGTSCNHTDISAGQAANSGLIPSAVINPINGKLLVVTTNGANFSKPSLFIW comes from the coding sequence ATGCGAAAAAAACTAACTCTAATTTCCTTTCTATTGATTTCCTATACTCATTGCGTGGGAATCTTTTCCAATGGTGGCAACCAAACAGATTTTAGTCTATTTGCCTTTCTCTTAGGACTTGTTGGCGGGTCACCTGCCTCTGCACAAAATCTAACACCAGGAACCGCAGTCGATCTATCAGGTGATGGAAAACCAGATGGAACCTTAGTGGATACAGATGGAGATGGTGTTTCCGATGGAATCAATCTCACAGGTGGAACCACTCCCAATCTAATTTTAATCGATACCAATGGGGACGGAATTCCTGATGCTGTAGACACGAATGGAGATGGATTACCTGATTATTATATTAGCCCAAACCCACCCGGTTTTCTCACAACAGGCCCTGGCGGGACAGGAAACCCTGTGGTCATCATTGTGGATGCAAATGGCAATCCTCTTGGGTTTGATACAGATGGAGACGGAACACCCAATGATACGGCTATCGTTACGATCCTAAGTGACACAACTCCCCCAATCATCACCAGTTCTTTGTTAACAGGAACTTTTTCCACAACACAAACCACAACTCTCACTTGTTCGGATAACAAAGCTCCAGGGTCGATTGTTTATACCTTGGATGCATCGGCTCCTAACTTCTCTCCCAAACAAGGAACTGTCATTCCAAAGTCTTCCCAAGTGGTTTCTCTATCCACAGAAGGAAGTCATACCCTCCAAGCCATCTGTCGTGACCTTGCAGGAAATCTTTCTACACCGATTAGCATTGTTTATACGATCGATACCAAAATTCCTGCTCTTACTCTTGTCAGCCAATCTTCGGCTTCCATTAGCGCCAGTGCTGGCGCAATTTCCAGTTCCACTGCCACTTGGAGATCCGATCGCTCTGGGTCGTTTACAGTTAGAGAAGGAAGTTCTTGTGTTTCAGGAACCATTGCGACTACAGGATCTGCGACAGCCAATGTAGACCAAGGATTTGTTCGTTCCCATACTCATTTCACTGGCGAAGGCACAAAGACATATCGTATCTGTGTCACAGCTTCCAACGGTCTGACTGGGTTTGTATCTGTTAGCTTGCAGAGGGATGATACAGCACCCACTGTGACTGCGGATCCAGGTGCTGGAAATTATGGAGTGGCAACTTCCGTTTCTCTATCCTGCTCGGATACAGGTGGTTCTGGATGTGATCAGATTGCTTATGCGATCCAAGCAGGTTCAGCTCCGGCAAATCCAGCCATCCAAGGAACAACAGGAACTGTCAGTAGTGGAACTTTATATACCGCAGCCTTTGCCATGACCGATGGGTCAGTCACCTATACAAAGTTTGTGGCTCGGGACAAAGCGGGAAATGTTTCCAATGTCAATTCACAAAACTATACCGTGGACACTCAAGTCGCAACCATCACTGTGAATTCCCATACAGCAGCCATCAATGGATCTTCTAATGTATCGTTAAGTTGGCAAAGTTCCAAGGCGGGAACTTACCAAATTCGTTTAGGTGGAAATAGTTGTTCCACTGGAACCGCTCTGACCAACACAGGAAGCAATGCCAATGTTACTGGAAATGCCTTGGCGACTACGGACATTACTTCAACAATCGTAAACTCTCATTTTAGCGAAGGTGAAAATACCATCCGCATTTGTGTCGCAAACCTAATCGGTAGTTTTGGATCCACCACACGCACTACAAACAAAGACACTACGGCTCCTATTGTCACGATGGCATCTCCATCTGGATCAGGTCCGTTTGCCTCAGGAACTCAGCTCCAACTCAGTTGTTCCGACACTGGTGGAAGCGGATGTGATAAAATCATTTATACACTGAATGGCACAGAACCTGCGTTTGACGGAAGTGGTGTGGTTACTAATGGAACCGTTTATTCTTCTCCAGTGGGACTATCCAATGGAAGCAACCAAGTGAAATACTTGGCTCGTGACTTGGCAGGAAACGTAAGCACTGCCGGGAACCAAAGTTTTCATGTAGGCCCGCCCAATGCTCCTGCTTTTGTAGAAGCACAAGCGGGAGGAACCAGTGCCGTTGTTCAATGGTGGCCTGTGACAGGCGCCACATCGTACACTGTGTACTTTAGCACAAGTCCTGGGGTCACAACAGCATCGACTAGTTTTGGGCCGGTAGCTGATCCTTATGCTACGATCACAGGACTTACCGGTGGGACTTTGTATTACTTTAGAGTGGTGGCTAGTAGTGTAGCTGGATCTAGTACTGTCTCATTATTGGAAGCAAGTGCGATTACAACAACTACCCCTCCCGGAACAAATACAACTGGAATCCATGTCGATATTTCTGCTGGGCAGGGAAATTCTTCTGGCTATCTACCTAGAGTCGTCTTGGACCAGGTCAGTAGCAAATTGTTAGTTGTGACTCAAAATGGTGGCACTATTTTCGATAGGACACCTTCTCTTTTCCGGTGCAACTTGGATGGAACAAATTGCACCCATGCCGATCTTTCAGCAGGACAATTAGCTGGTTCGTTAGCTTTCAGCAACGGTAGTATCGTCTTAGATTGGGTCAGCAGTAAGTTATTACTTATCGTAGAGAATAGGCTTAATAATTACAAACCAAGCCTGTTTCGCTGTAATTTGGATGGAACTAGTTGCAACCATACTGATATATCTGCGGGGCAAGGGAATAATTCTGGGTTTTCTCCCAATGCTATTGTAGATCTCACGAATGGAAAACTGTTAGTGATTACGCAGAATGGGGATTATGGCAATGCCAAACTAAGTCTATTTCGCTGTAATTTGGATGGAACTAGTTGCAACCATACTGATATATCTGCGGGGCAAGCAGCTAATTCAGGTTTAATTCCTTCTGCGGTAATCAATCCTATCAATGGAAAACTTTTGGTTGTTACCACAAACGGTGCCAACTTCAGCAAACCCTCCCTCTTTATCTGGTAA
- a CDS encoding TPM domain-containing protein, with the protein MNALLNPRQTYFHKILLTLAVATSLLSISFCSPSHEESIDTLVSKVPNPKELRNSWVEDSAGVLTDTSVIDNIISAEEASSGLEIAVVTLPTIGSYVPKDFAVALFNHWKIGKKGKDNGILVLHIIDQRRVEIEIGYGLEGDLPDVTVKRIIDTYTIPAFKADNFQKGHADTVAALINKRNHPEIAVENLLFNASNTNVATDISDYPSNNDSTNESKRTDEYDYQGKSYSQLTDEEKKILEETVDKYNTTGNYFLNDEESRLLNEKLTEQERIEKEETREYKQYFVFGYISLFLFLHLLQRIFVWIIPSPTAKYHIVHKTDFPLFYGVIVTPIIFTITLLSEFLDDAIFPISIFLTIAFIVVYAIFWGDLRLRKLSERLLKIRNIPRNCKKCGTAMVKLSEEEDNAHLSKGQISEELVNSIDYDVWVCPGCEANSILKFPNIDPEYIHKGTSFRKIKTCPECKFETFVCKSSRILSEATYSSSGKVEVRRNCAHCKHSATEYETIPKKQKSSSGGSSGGGGGGGGGGSFGGGSSGGGGSGGSY; encoded by the coding sequence GTGAATGCACTTCTAAACCCAAGACAAACCTACTTCCATAAGATTCTACTGACTCTCGCAGTAGCAACCTCCCTGCTTTCTATTTCCTTCTGCTCCCCCTCCCATGAAGAATCCATAGACACGCTCGTTTCCAAAGTTCCCAACCCCAAGGAACTCAGAAACAGTTGGGTGGAAGATAGTGCCGGTGTTTTGACAGACACGTCCGTCATCGACAATATAATCAGTGCCGAAGAGGCCTCGAGCGGATTGGAAATTGCAGTAGTGACTTTGCCAACAATCGGAAGTTATGTGCCAAAAGACTTTGCCGTTGCTTTATTTAATCATTGGAAAATTGGTAAAAAAGGCAAAGACAATGGAATCCTCGTTTTACACATCATCGACCAAAGGCGTGTGGAAATCGAAATTGGATATGGTCTCGAAGGAGACCTTCCAGATGTCACAGTCAAACGAATCATTGATACTTACACCATTCCCGCATTCAAAGCAGACAACTTTCAAAAGGGGCATGCCGATACGGTTGCCGCACTGATCAATAAACGGAACCATCCAGAAATTGCCGTAGAAAACTTACTATTCAATGCATCTAATACAAATGTTGCGACAGATATAAGTGACTATCCTTCAAACAATGACTCAACCAACGAATCCAAAAGAACGGATGAATATGACTACCAAGGGAAGTCCTACTCGCAACTCACTGACGAGGAAAAGAAAATTTTAGAAGAAACTGTCGATAAATACAATACCACTGGAAATTATTTTTTAAACGATGAAGAATCCAGACTTTTAAACGAAAAACTTACAGAACAAGAAAGAATCGAAAAGGAAGAAACAAGAGAATACAAACAATACTTTGTCTTTGGTTATATTTCTCTTTTTTTATTCTTACATTTGTTACAAAGGATTTTTGTTTGGATCATTCCTTCTCCGACAGCAAAATATCATATTGTTCATAAAACAGACTTCCCTTTGTTTTATGGAGTGATTGTCACACCCATTATTTTTACGATCACTCTTCTCTCTGAGTTTTTGGATGATGCCATTTTCCCCATTTCCATTTTCTTAACCATCGCCTTCATTGTAGTTTATGCCATCTTTTGGGGTGATCTACGTTTGCGAAAGTTAAGCGAACGACTATTGAAAATTAGAAACATACCACGAAACTGTAAAAAATGTGGAACCGCTATGGTCAAACTTTCGGAAGAAGAGGATAACGCCCATTTATCGAAAGGTCAAATTTCTGAGGAGCTTGTGAATTCCATAGATTACGATGTTTGGGTATGTCCGGGATGTGAGGCCAACTCCATTCTCAAATTTCCCAATATCGATCCAGAATACATACATAAAGGCACTTCCTTTCGTAAGATTAAGACCTGCCCCGAATGTAAGTTCGAAACCTTTGTTTGCAAATCCAGTCGTATTTTGTCAGAAGCAACTTACAGTAGTTCAGGTAAGGTAGAAGTCAGACGAAATTGTGCTCACTGCAAACATAGTGCCACCGAATACGAAACCATTCCCAAAAAACAAAAGAGCAGTTCGGGCGGTTCCTCTGGTGGCGGGGGCGGTGGTGGTGGCGGAGGAAGTTTTGGAGGTGGTTCCTCGGGCGGGGGCGGAAGCGGGGGAAGCTACTAG
- a CDS encoding carboxypeptidase-like regulatory domain-containing protein produces the protein MKLIIRKLKYSLLLVLLLNLVNCYYNPLVQKVLVPDPKEDSSILLGLPLLGLTPTSIAISITGQIRDETGAAVPNAILTVNSRSNGLDGLDSSATTDSGGRFFIHLSTGSTTFAVTKGGSSYFSFTLLVSSPLDIRVTEIKDNSSLVEVSSFFAYPPGNQPSFFELTDSGPKNNTYVENAPSMLSFYFSDIILLPEDEVPYSTWFSENILITPPVSVESVSIQGQSLHGMPDGFVNETYTISLGPGIRSQSGTPLTPRTISFTCGSSCGLPP, from the coding sequence ATGAAGTTAATCATACGTAAACTCAAATATTCCTTACTTTTAGTTCTGCTACTTAACCTAGTAAACTGCTACTACAACCCATTGGTTCAAAAAGTCCTGGTTCCAGATCCCAAAGAAGACTCATCCATTCTCCTAGGACTCCCTCTATTGGGACTGACTCCAACATCCATTGCCATTTCTATCACTGGCCAAATTCGTGATGAAACAGGTGCAGCAGTTCCAAATGCAATACTGACCGTCAACAGCCGATCCAATGGACTTGATGGATTAGATTCATCGGCAACAACGGATTCTGGTGGAAGATTTTTCATTCATTTATCAACTGGCTCCACCACATTTGCTGTGACAAAAGGTGGCTCCTCATATTTTAGCTTCACACTTCTTGTTTCTTCACCGCTAGACATTCGAGTTACGGAAATCAAAGACAATTCTAGTCTTGTGGAAGTTTCGAGTTTTTTTGCTTATCCCCCTGGAAACCAACCTAGTTTTTTTGAACTTACTGATTCGGGTCCAAAAAATAATACTTACGTAGAAAATGCTCCATCAATGCTCTCTTTCTATTTTTCAGATATCATTCTACTTCCAGAAGATGAAGTACCTTACTCTACATGGTTTTCTGAGAATATTTTGATCACTCCACCAGTTTCCGTAGAAAGCGTTAGCATACAAGGCCAGTCACTTCATGGAATGCCAGACGGCTTTGTTAACGAAACTTATACGATTTCCTTGGGCCCCGGGATTCGTTCTCAGTCAGGAACTCCTCTCACTCCAAGAACCATTTCCTTTACTTGTGGATCCTCTTGTGGGCTTCCCCCTTAA
- a CDS encoding Ig-like domain-containing protein, whose amino-acid sequence MAAPASAPQPSPYFFLLSSSPADGENITSSPTTFSFTFSETLDIDASNASTWIATNIIQTQSIIQFNTSTVNISNNRFDLNISSPVGTGNTYTTTFGSGIKVKSGKPMAPGTKVTFTCISGCAAL is encoded by the coding sequence ATTGCTGCACCTGCTTCCGCGCCACAACCATCTCCTTATTTTTTTCTATTAAGTTCCAGCCCTGCTGATGGAGAAAACATTACGTCTTCCCCAACGACATTTTCTTTTACCTTTTCAGAAACATTAGATATTGATGCTTCCAATGCGAGCACTTGGATCGCTACAAATATTATACAAACTCAATCCATAATACAATTCAACACTTCAACGGTAAATATATCTAATAATAGATTTGATCTCAACATATCTTCTCCCGTAGGTACAGGAAACACATATACAACTACATTTGGATCAGGAATAAAGGTAAAATCAGGTAAACCGATGGCTCCTGGAACAAAGGTTACATTTACCTGTATATCAGGATGCGCAGCCCTATAA